From the Synergistetes bacterium HGW-Synergistetes-1 genome, the window AGGCAGATTAAGCTCCATGAGAGCTTCCATCGTCTTCTGTGTCGGGTCGACTATATCTATCAGACGCTTGTGTGTCCTGATCTCAAACTGTTCGCGTGCGTCCTTGTCAACGTGAGGGGACATCAGTATATCGAACTTTTTGATCTCTGTCGGAAGAGGTACCGGCCCGGACACTCTTGCACCAGTACGCTCTGCAGTCTCCGCGATTTGTGTAGCAGAGGCGTCGAGAACGCGAT encodes:
- a CDS encoding 30S ribosomal protein S10, translating into MAKKIRIKLKAFDHRVLDASATQIAETAERTGARVSGPVPLPTEIKKFDILMSPHVDKDAREQFEIRTHKRLIDIVDPTQKTMEALMELNLPSGVDIQIKL